In a single window of the Jaculus jaculus isolate mJacJac1 chromosome 9, mJacJac1.mat.Y.cur, whole genome shotgun sequence genome:
- the Cavin1 gene encoding caveolae-associated protein 1 isoform X2 → MEDVTLHIVERPFSGFPDATAEDTEETTAGGAPATQEPSGTGSEELIKSDQVNGVLVLSLLDKIIGAVDQIQLTQAQLEERQAEMEGAVQSIQGELSKLGKAHATTSNTVSKLLEKVRKVSVNVKTVRGSLERQAGQIKKLEVNEAELLRRRNFKVMIYQPKKKPNASSGRATPKMVPFDLLPETEPFDLKPDPVPERPAFEQMPRPLPCYPEPGPWPTPEESTARGAI, encoded by the exons ATGGAGGACGTCACGCTCCATATCGTCGAGCGGCCGTTTTCCGGGTTCCCCGATGCCACCGCCGAAGACACGGAGGAGACCACGGCTGGAGGGGCTCCGGCCACCCAGGAGCCGTCGGGGACCGGCTCCGAAGAGTTGATCAAGTCGGACCAGGTGAACGGGGTGCTGGTGCTGAGTCTCCTGGATAAGATCATCGGGGCGGTGGACCAGATCCAGCTGACccaagcccagctggaggagcggCAGGCGGAGATGGAGGGCGCCGTGCAGAGCATCCAGGGCGAGCTGAGCAAGCTGGgcaaggcgcatgccaccaccaGCAACACGGTGAGCAAGTTGCTGGAGAAGGTGCGCAAGGTCAGCGTGAACGTGAAGACCGTGCGCGGGAGCCTGGAGCGCCAGGCCGGCCAGATTAAGAAGCTCGAGGTCAACGAGGCCGAGCTGCTGCGGCGCCGCAACTTCAAAGTCATGATCTATCAG CCCAAGAAGAAGCCGAATGCATCCTCTGGCCGGGCCACACCCAAGATGGTGCCTTTCGACCTTCTGCCTGAGACTGAGCCTTTTGACCTGAAGCCTGACCCAGTGCCCGAACGCCCCGCCTTTGAGCAGATGCCTAGGCCGCTGCCCTGTTACCCAGAGCCTGGGCCTTGGCCCACCCCAGAGGAGTCAACAGCCAGGGGGGCCATCTAG